Proteins found in one Nocardia brasiliensis ATCC 700358 genomic segment:
- a CDS encoding bifunctional 3,4-dihydroxy-2-butanone-4-phosphate synthase/GTP cyclohydrolase II yields MTRFDTIERAVADIAAGKAVVVVDDEDRENEGDLIFAAEKATPELVAFMIRYTSGYICVPLTGDDCDRLGLPPMYAMNQDKHGTAYTVAVDAREGITTGISGADRAHTMRLLAAADTKADDFTRPGHVVPLRAKDGGVLRRPGHTEAAVDLSRMAGLRPAGVICEIVSQKDEGHMARTEELRVFADEHNLALISIADMIAWRRKHEKHVVRVAEARIPTAHGEFMAVGYQSIYDEVEHVALVRGDLADGDDVLVRVHSECLTGDVFGSLRCDCGPQLDAALDMVAQEGRGVVLYMRGHEGRGIGLMHKLQAYQLQDSGHDTVDANLELGLPADARDYGTGAQILVDLGIRSMRLLTNNPAKRVGLDGYGLRITERVPMPLRANAENLRYLRTKRDRMGHDLIGLDDIDLGETAR; encoded by the coding sequence GTGACCAGGTTCGACACCATCGAGCGCGCAGTCGCCGACATCGCCGCCGGTAAGGCGGTCGTCGTCGTCGACGACGAGGACCGTGAGAACGAGGGCGACCTCATCTTCGCGGCGGAGAAGGCCACCCCGGAGTTGGTGGCCTTCATGATTCGCTACACCTCCGGTTACATCTGTGTGCCGTTGACGGGTGACGACTGCGATCGGCTCGGGCTGCCGCCGATGTACGCGATGAACCAGGACAAGCACGGCACCGCCTACACGGTGGCGGTCGATGCGCGGGAGGGCATCACCACCGGTATCTCGGGCGCCGACCGCGCGCACACCATGCGCCTGCTCGCCGCCGCCGACACCAAGGCCGACGACTTCACCCGCCCGGGGCACGTGGTGCCGCTGCGCGCGAAAGACGGTGGCGTGCTGCGCCGCCCCGGTCACACCGAAGCCGCGGTCGACCTGTCCCGGATGGCCGGACTGCGGCCCGCGGGCGTGATCTGCGAGATCGTCAGCCAGAAGGACGAGGGCCACATGGCCCGCACCGAAGAGTTGCGCGTCTTCGCCGACGAGCACAACCTCGCGCTGATCTCCATTGCCGACATGATCGCCTGGCGGCGCAAGCACGAAAAGCATGTGGTGCGGGTCGCCGAAGCGCGCATCCCGACCGCGCACGGTGAGTTCATGGCCGTCGGGTACCAGAGCATCTACGACGAGGTCGAGCATGTCGCGCTGGTGCGCGGCGATCTCGCCGACGGCGACGACGTGCTGGTCCGGGTGCACTCCGAATGCCTGACCGGCGACGTGTTCGGCTCGCTGCGCTGCGACTGCGGTCCGCAGCTGGACGCCGCCCTGGACATGGTGGCCCAGGAAGGCCGCGGCGTGGTGCTGTACATGCGCGGTCACGAAGGTCGCGGCATCGGGCTGATGCACAAGCTGCAGGCCTACCAGCTGCAGGACTCCGGTCACGACACGGTCGACGCGAACCTGGAACTCGGACTGCCCGCCGACGCCCGCGACTACGGCACCGGCGCGCAGATCCTGGTCGACCTGGGGATTCGCTCCATGCGACTACTCACCAACAACCCGGCCAAACGCGTCGGGTTGGACGGATACGGTCTGCGGATCACCGAGCGCGTACCGATGCCGTTGCGCGCCAACGCCGAAAACCTGCGCTACCTGCGGACCAAACGAGACCGCATGGGCCACGACCTGATCGGGCTGGACGACATCGATCTGGGCGAAACCGCCCGCTGA
- a CDS encoding riboflavin synthase, with translation MFTGIVEELGEIVATERLADAARLTIRGELVTSDAGHGDSIAVNGVCLTVVEVVGGDSFTVDVMQETLNRSSIGKLDTGSKVNLERAAALNSRLGGHLVQGHVDGTGTVLSRTPSDNWDVVRISLPDSIARYVVQKGSITVDGISLTVSGLGVADEPADTDSKDWFEVSLIPTTLALTNLGFATVGTTVNLEVDVIAKYVERLQQRG, from the coding sequence ATGTTCACAGGCATCGTCGAGGAGCTGGGCGAGATCGTCGCCACCGAGCGGTTGGCCGACGCCGCGCGGCTGACCATCCGCGGCGAGCTGGTGACCTCCGATGCCGGGCACGGTGATTCGATCGCGGTCAACGGCGTGTGCCTGACCGTGGTCGAGGTGGTCGGCGGCGACTCGTTCACCGTCGACGTGATGCAGGAGACGCTGAACCGCTCGAGCATCGGCAAGCTGGACACCGGATCGAAGGTCAACCTGGAACGCGCCGCCGCGCTGAACAGCAGGCTCGGCGGGCACCTGGTGCAGGGGCACGTCGACGGCACCGGCACCGTGCTCTCGCGTACGCCCTCGGACAACTGGGATGTCGTGCGCATCTCGCTGCCCGACTCGATCGCCCGCTACGTGGTGCAGAAGGGCTCGATCACCGTCGACGGCATCTCGCTCACCGTCTCCGGGCTCGGCGTCGCCGATGAGCCCGCCGACACCGACAGCAAGGACTGGTTCGAGGTCTCGCTCATCCCCACCACCCTGGCCCTGACGAATCTGGGCTTCGCCACCGTCGGCACGACGGTCAATCTGGAGGTGGATGTGATCGCCAAGTATGTGGAGCGGTTGCAACAGCGAGGCTGA
- the rpe gene encoding ribulose-phosphate 3-epimerase, which produces MIAPSILSADFAHLADEARAVEGADWLHVDVMDAHFVPNLTLGLPVVESLLKATDIPLDCHLMIEDPGRWAPPYAEAGAYNVTFHAEATDDPIAVARDIRAAGAKAGLSVKPNTPIEPYLEILREFDTLLVMSVEPGFGGQSFIADVLDKARTVRRLVDAGELRLLVEIDGGINANTIEAAAEAGIDCFVAGSAVYNTADPAATVQALRKQAAAHR; this is translated from the coding sequence ATGATCGCCCCGTCCATCCTGTCCGCCGATTTCGCGCATCTCGCGGATGAGGCCCGAGCCGTCGAGGGCGCCGACTGGCTGCACGTCGACGTGATGGACGCGCACTTCGTCCCGAACCTGACCCTGGGCCTACCGGTGGTGGAAAGCCTGTTGAAGGCCACCGACATTCCGCTCGACTGCCACCTGATGATCGAGGACCCTGGCCGTTGGGCACCGCCGTACGCCGAGGCGGGCGCCTACAACGTGACCTTCCACGCCGAAGCGACCGACGACCCCATCGCGGTGGCCCGGGACATCCGTGCGGCCGGCGCCAAGGCCGGGCTCTCGGTGAAGCCGAACACGCCGATCGAGCCGTACCTGGAGATCCTGCGCGAGTTCGACACACTGCTGGTGATGAGCGTCGAGCCCGGCTTCGGCGGTCAGTCGTTCATCGCCGACGTGCTCGACAAGGCGCGCACCGTCCGCCGCCTGGTCGACGCCGGCGAACTGCGCCTGCTGGTCGAAATCGACGGCGGCATCAACGCCAACACCATCGAAGCCGCAGCGGAAGCAGGCATCGACTGCTTCGTCGCCGGATCCGCGGTCTACAACACCGCCGACCCCGCAGCCACCGTCCAAGCCCTCCGTAAACAAGCTGCCGCCCACCGCTGA
- a CDS encoding ATP-binding protein: protein MINISAEQGLYSTPVEIRVAASVTQLPIVRGLAETLVLLSDFTLDEVADIRLAVDEVCSTLIAVAGPGTSLHCRFTVGETELLVRVSGIADKEGLPDQRSFGWHVLRTLTDEVQATQDSFDSAVSGYPTTVEFRRVRGKA, encoded by the coding sequence GTGATCAACATTTCGGCGGAACAGGGGCTCTACAGCACCCCGGTGGAGATTCGGGTGGCCGCATCGGTCACGCAGCTGCCCATCGTTCGTGGGCTCGCCGAAACTCTGGTCCTACTAAGCGATTTCACATTGGACGAGGTGGCCGATATCCGGCTCGCGGTCGACGAGGTCTGCTCTACTCTCATCGCGGTCGCGGGTCCGGGGACGAGCCTGCACTGCCGTTTCACCGTCGGCGAGACCGAATTGCTGGTCCGGGTGAGCGGCATCGCCGACAAGGAGGGCTTACCCGATCAGCGCAGTTTCGGCTGGCATGTGCTGCGCACCCTGACCGATGAGGTCCAGGCCACTCAGGATTCATTCGACTCGGCAGTATCCGGATATCCGACGACGGTCGAGTTCCGTCGGGTCCGGGGGAAAGCGTAG
- a CDS encoding RNA polymerase sigma factor SigF, giving the protein MPDEDTVFDSERDNAETAADDSETTSAEAEKISEEDAAEDSETLETASTVAGYDDVGLLFQQLGASTAGTARHAAIRAELISRCIPLADHIARKFSGRGEPFDDLTQVARVGLVHAVDRFDIERGSNFLSFAVPTIMGEVRRYFRDNTWAMRVPRRVKETHLRIGAAIDALSQRLGRSPTAKEIAAELDVDPDEVTQAVIAGNAYQPSSIDAATLGRDTDASLLDTLGEEETQFDRVEEYVAIRPLLAGLPERERRILTMRFFESMTQTQIAQQMGISQMHVSRILAKTLARLREQTSRE; this is encoded by the coding sequence GTGCCGGACGAGGACACCGTGTTCGACTCGGAACGGGATAACGCCGAAACCGCCGCCGACGATTCCGAAACCACCTCGGCCGAGGCTGAAAAGATCAGCGAGGAAGACGCCGCCGAGGACAGCGAAACCCTCGAAACCGCAAGCACAGTCGCGGGTTACGACGATGTCGGCCTGCTGTTCCAGCAGTTGGGCGCGAGCACGGCGGGCACGGCGCGGCATGCGGCGATCCGCGCCGAGCTGATCAGCCGGTGCATTCCGCTCGCCGACCACATCGCGCGCAAATTCAGCGGGCGCGGTGAACCGTTCGACGATCTGACCCAGGTGGCGCGGGTCGGGTTGGTGCACGCGGTGGACCGCTTCGATATCGAACGCGGCTCCAATTTCCTGTCCTTCGCGGTGCCGACCATCATGGGCGAGGTGCGCCGCTACTTCCGGGACAACACCTGGGCGATGCGAGTCCCGCGGCGGGTCAAGGAAACTCACCTGCGCATCGGTGCCGCGATCGACGCGCTGTCGCAGCGGCTCGGCCGCTCACCGACGGCGAAGGAGATCGCGGCCGAACTCGACGTGGACCCGGACGAGGTGACCCAGGCCGTCATCGCGGGCAACGCCTATCAGCCGAGTTCCATCGACGCGGCCACCCTCGGCCGCGACACCGACGCTTCGCTGCTCGACACCCTCGGTGAGGAAGAAACCCAGTTCGACCGGGTCGAAGAGTACGTTGCGATCCGGCCGCTGCTGGCCGGGCTGCCCGAACGGGAACGCCGTATTCTCACCATGCGGTTCTTCGAGTCGATGACGCAGACGCAGATCGCGCAGCAGATGGGGATCTCACAGATGCACGTCTCCCGCATCCTCGCGAAAACCCTTGCCCGGCTGCGGGAACAGACCAGCCGGGAGTAA
- a CDS encoding MmcQ/YjbR family DNA-binding protein yields MALTWQDVVAVATELPGVEESTWWRSPALKVGGKGFGRLRVEAEGGLVLACDLAEKEALLASGDPAFFTTPHYDGHPYILIDLEHIDRDHLCELLDDAWWRTAPPKLRKQRQPE; encoded by the coding sequence ATGGCTCTGACCTGGCAGGATGTGGTGGCGGTGGCGACCGAGCTGCCCGGTGTCGAGGAATCGACGTGGTGGCGCAGCCCGGCGTTGAAGGTCGGCGGGAAAGGGTTCGGCAGGTTGCGGGTGGAGGCGGAGGGCGGGTTGGTGCTCGCCTGTGATCTCGCCGAGAAGGAGGCACTGCTCGCGTCAGGCGACCCGGCGTTCTTCACCACACCGCACTATGACGGCCACCCCTACATCCTGATCGACCTCGAACACATCGATCGGGACCACCTGTGCGAACTGCTGGACGACGCCTGGTGGCGCACCGCTCCACCGAAGCTCCGCAAACAACGCCAACCGGAATGA
- a CDS encoding RsmB/NOP family class I SAM-dependent RNA methyltransferase, with protein MARDVLRAVRERDAYANLVLPGLLRDRKLTGRDAALATELAYGACRSQGLLDAVIEAGAGRPIAEIDGPLLDVLRLGVYQLLRTRIGAHAAVDTSVALARTEAGAGKAGFVNAVLRRAGEKTADEWVDTLAPRDPVGHLAFEFAHPVWIAQAFADALGARAGELRDALAADDARPAVHLVARPGDITAEELALVTGGEEGRWSPYAVYLDGGDPGKLEPVRDGMAAVQDEGSQLVALALTRAPLDGPDGGRWLDLCAGPGGKAALLGALAGIDGFHVDAVEPAEHRAELVRKAVHGLPVDVHVTDGRNSGLTPGYDRILVDAPCTGLGALRRRPEARWRRTPADVADLVQLQRELLTAAWDLLRPGGVLLYSTCSPHLPETVAVVADAVRRTGAEQLDTRDLLPGVSDVGEGPTAQLWPHRHGTDAMFMAALRKPTTL; from the coding sequence GTGGCGCGGGATGTGTTGCGGGCGGTGCGGGAGCGGGACGCGTATGCGAATCTCGTACTGCCGGGCCTGCTCCGGGACCGGAAGCTGACGGGGCGGGACGCGGCGTTGGCGACCGAACTCGCCTACGGTGCGTGCCGGTCGCAGGGCCTGCTGGACGCGGTGATCGAGGCCGGTGCGGGACGCCCGATCGCCGAGATCGACGGTCCACTGCTGGATGTGTTGCGGCTCGGCGTCTATCAACTGTTGCGGACCCGGATCGGCGCGCACGCCGCCGTGGACACCTCGGTCGCGCTCGCGCGCACCGAAGCCGGTGCGGGTAAAGCCGGATTCGTGAATGCGGTATTGCGGCGCGCGGGAGAGAAGACCGCCGACGAGTGGGTCGACACCCTCGCACCGCGAGATCCGGTGGGCCACTTGGCTTTCGAATTCGCGCACCCGGTGTGGATCGCGCAGGCCTTCGCGGACGCGCTCGGCGCCCGAGCGGGCGAACTGCGCGACGCGCTGGCCGCCGACGACGCGCGGCCGGCCGTCCATCTGGTCGCCCGGCCCGGCGATATCACCGCCGAGGAATTGGCGCTGGTGACCGGCGGCGAGGAAGGGCGCTGGTCGCCGTACGCGGTCTATCTCGACGGCGGTGATCCCGGAAAGCTCGAGCCGGTCCGCGACGGCATGGCAGCCGTTCAGGACGAAGGGAGTCAGCTGGTCGCACTGGCACTGACCAGGGCACCACTCGACGGACCGGACGGCGGCCGCTGGCTCGACCTCTGCGCCGGACCCGGCGGAAAGGCCGCGCTGCTCGGGGCGCTCGCCGGTATCGACGGCTTTCACGTCGACGCGGTGGAACCCGCCGAGCATCGCGCCGAACTCGTCCGCAAGGCGGTGCACGGCCTGCCCGTCGACGTGCACGTCACCGACGGTCGCAACAGCGGCCTGACGCCCGGCTACGACCGCATCCTGGTCGACGCCCCGTGCACCGGTCTCGGCGCACTGCGCCGCCGCCCGGAGGCACGCTGGCGCCGCACCCCCGCCGACGTCGCCGACCTGGTTCAGCTGCAGCGCGAATTGCTCACCGCCGCATGGGATCTCCTCCGCCCCGGCGGCGTCCTGCTGTACTCGACCTGCTCGCCCCACCTCCCTGAAACGGTGGCGGTCGTCGCCGACGCGGTCCGCCGCACCGGCGCCGAACAACTCGACACCCGCGACCTGCTCCCCGGCGTCTCCGACGTAGGTGAAGGCCCCACCGCACAACTGTGGCCGCACCGCCACGGCACCGACGCCATGTTCATGGCTGCCCTCCGCAAACCCACTACCCTCTGA
- the fmt gene encoding methionyl-tRNA formyltransferase, giving the protein MRIVFAGTPEPAVPSLRRFLESSRHDVIAVVTRPDAVAGRGRKVTRSPVGLLADEHGIPVLTPRRPSEPEFIEQLTELAPDCCPVVAYGALLPQRVLDIPRFGWINLHFSLLPAWRGAAPVQAAINAGDEITGASTFQIEAGLDTGPVFGTVTEKIDVTDTAGVLLDRLAGSGARLLEATLDGVEDGTLHSVPQPAEGISHAAKVTAEAAHIRWDLPALAIGRRIRAVTPAPGAWTEIGGARLKLGPVELVEEQLPPRTIEVRKSGVFVGTATTAVRLDQVQPQGKRMMAALDWARGARLQPGAEFE; this is encoded by the coding sequence ATGCGCATCGTCTTCGCGGGCACGCCGGAACCGGCCGTGCCGTCGCTGCGTCGCTTCCTCGAATCCAGCAGGCACGACGTGATCGCCGTGGTGACCCGGCCAGACGCCGTCGCGGGACGCGGCCGCAAGGTGACCCGGTCGCCGGTCGGCCTGCTCGCCGACGAGCACGGAATACCGGTGCTGACCCCCCGGCGCCCATCCGAACCCGAATTCATCGAGCAGCTCACCGAATTGGCGCCGGACTGCTGTCCGGTCGTGGCCTACGGCGCGTTGCTGCCGCAGCGAGTGCTCGACATCCCGCGCTTCGGCTGGATCAACCTGCACTTCTCGCTGCTGCCGGCTTGGCGCGGCGCGGCGCCCGTGCAGGCCGCGATCAACGCGGGCGACGAGATCACCGGCGCGTCCACCTTCCAGATCGAAGCCGGCCTCGACACCGGACCGGTGTTCGGCACCGTCACCGAGAAGATCGACGTCACCGACACCGCGGGCGTCCTGCTCGACCGGCTCGCCGGCAGCGGTGCCCGGCTGCTGGAAGCCACCCTCGACGGCGTGGAAGACGGGACGCTGCACTCGGTTCCGCAACCCGCCGAAGGCATCTCGCACGCCGCCAAGGTGACCGCCGAAGCGGCGCACATCCGCTGGGACCTGCCCGCCCTCGCCATCGGCCGCCGCATCCGCGCGGTCACCCCGGCGCCCGGCGCCTGGACCGAAATCGGCGGTGCCCGACTGAAACTCGGCCCCGTCGAACTCGTCGAAGAACAACTGCCGCCGCGCACCATCGAGGTCCGCAAATCCGGGGTCTTCGTCGGCACCGCGACCACCGCGGTCCGCCTCGACCAAGTCCAGCCCCAAGGCAAACGCATGATGGCGGCCCTCGACTGGGCCCGCGGCGCCCGCCTGCAACCCGGCGCGGAGTTCGAGTGA
- the def gene encoding peptide deformylase produces the protein MTIQPVRLFGDPILRARAAEVTAFDRELQQLVTDLTDTMHDDGGVGMAAPQIGVGLRVFVYDTHDAAGHLVNPQWEVIGDEEQVGPEGCLSIPGVRHDTRRALRVRASGVDMHGAPVEFTAEGLLARCVQHETDHLDGVLFIDRLDPADRKDAMRTIRESDWFSAGVTARPSRSVSGAGQAGPFGRGR, from the coding sequence GTGACCATTCAGCCTGTTCGCCTGTTCGGCGATCCCATTCTGCGCGCTCGCGCGGCGGAGGTCACCGCATTCGACCGGGAACTTCAGCAGCTGGTGACCGACCTGACCGACACCATGCACGACGACGGTGGCGTCGGAATGGCGGCACCGCAGATCGGAGTGGGGTTGCGTGTGTTCGTGTACGACACTCATGACGCGGCGGGGCATCTGGTGAACCCGCAGTGGGAAGTCATCGGTGACGAAGAGCAGGTCGGGCCGGAAGGCTGCCTGTCCATCCCCGGGGTGCGCCACGACACCCGGCGAGCACTGCGGGTACGCGCCAGCGGCGTCGACATGCATGGCGCGCCAGTCGAATTCACCGCCGAAGGACTCTTGGCGCGGTGCGTGCAGCACGAGACCGATCATCTCGACGGCGTGCTGTTCATCGATCGGCTCGACCCGGCCGACCGCAAGGACGCGATGCGGACCATTCGCGAATCCGACTGGTTCAGTGCGGGTGTCACCGCCCGGCCGTCGCGGTCGGTGAGCGGAGCGGGCCAGGCCGGTCCGTTCGGACGGGGCCGCTGA
- a CDS encoding alpha/beta fold hydrolase, with translation MQQSRGSWGWGKSLLCRAGVAVALVGAVVLGSGPAQAAPLGYLPPEVPSEPGPSQTDHLAAAWYKKAHPNAVPIGTNNFDCKPTAGRPRPVVLAHGTDSSAYSDWSGIAPQLTAAGFCVFALNYGGKPGAETYGTEDLVLSSYQIGAFVDQVLAGTGAEKVDLVGFSQGATVTRYYMNKLGGAAKVGQWVGLASPSYGGVMYGLVPIVQAVPGGMAAFARVTSLAAVQQAQGSTIMVELNAGGDTVPGPRYTTIGSRVDEMIQPFSNIALRGANATNIVLQDRCPTNLTGHFHMVYDPFVQQLLLTVLDPGAPAPVCRPVALGTGIPEVIVAGHS, from the coding sequence ATGCAACAGTCTAGGGGTTCGTGGGGTTGGGGAAAGTCACTCTTGTGCAGGGCCGGGGTGGCCGTGGCGCTGGTCGGAGCCGTAGTTCTCGGCTCCGGGCCGGCGCAGGCCGCGCCCCTCGGTTACCTGCCGCCGGAGGTGCCTTCCGAACCCGGCCCGTCGCAGACCGATCATCTGGCCGCGGCGTGGTACAAGAAAGCACATCCGAACGCGGTGCCGATCGGCACCAACAATTTCGACTGCAAGCCGACCGCCGGACGCCCGCGCCCGGTGGTCCTCGCACACGGCACTGACTCCAGCGCCTACTCGGACTGGTCCGGGATCGCACCGCAACTCACCGCGGCAGGATTCTGTGTCTTCGCGCTCAACTACGGCGGTAAGCCGGGCGCCGAGACCTACGGCACCGAAGACTTGGTACTCAGCTCCTATCAGATCGGCGCGTTCGTCGATCAGGTGCTCGCCGGGACCGGCGCCGAAAAGGTCGACCTGGTCGGCTTCTCGCAAGGCGCGACCGTCACGCGGTACTACATGAACAAGCTCGGGGGAGCGGCCAAGGTCGGGCAGTGGGTCGGGCTCGCGTCGCCGAGCTACGGCGGCGTGATGTACGGCCTGGTGCCGATCGTGCAGGCGGTGCCCGGTGGAATGGCGGCCTTCGCGCGGGTGACCTCGCTGGCCGCGGTGCAGCAGGCGCAGGGCTCGACGATCATGGTCGAGTTGAACGCGGGCGGCGACACCGTGCCCGGTCCGCGCTACACCACGATCGGCAGCCGGGTCGACGAGATGATCCAGCCGTTCAGCAATATCGCGCTGCGCGGTGCGAACGCGACCAACATCGTGCTGCAGGATCGCTGCCCGACGAACCTGACCGGACACTTCCACATGGTCTACGACCCGTTCGTGCAGCAGTTGCTGCTGACCGTGCTCGACCCGGGCGCGCCCGCGCCGGTCTGCCGGCCGGTCGCGCTCGGCACCGGGATCCCCGAGGTGATCGTCGCCGGGCACTCCTGA
- a CDS encoding PadR family transcriptional regulator, whose product MKRTREPEEAYMENQGHRDFGRRGPWSRPGGEDFDPRQRFRRGRHGHGHGPDFGPGFGPGFGPGFGPGFGRGRGRGGRGRRGDVRAAVLLLLTERPMHGYELIQQIRERSDDVWRPSPGSIYPALAQLEDEGLVLIDKIAGRKTAQLTEAGTAYVAEHKDELGDPWADVKEDVGAQAIDLRGLVGQVMGAVAQVAAVGTPEQAARAAELLTETRKSLYRILAEDETPEK is encoded by the coding sequence ATGAAACGAACACGAGAGCCCGAGGAGGCTTACATGGAAAACCAAGGACATCGAGATTTCGGACGCCGCGGCCCCTGGTCGCGACCGGGCGGCGAGGACTTCGACCCCCGGCAGCGGTTCCGCCGCGGCAGGCACGGGCATGGCCACGGACCCGACTTCGGTCCTGGCTTCGGCCCAGGATTCGGACCCGGCTTCGGCCCGGGTTTCGGGCGCGGGCGTGGCCGCGGTGGCCGGGGCAGGCGCGGTGACGTGCGGGCCGCGGTGCTACTGCTGCTCACCGAGCGGCCGATGCACGGCTACGAACTCATCCAGCAGATCCGCGAGCGCAGCGACGACGTCTGGCGCCCGAGCCCGGGGTCGATCTATCCCGCGCTGGCCCAGCTGGAAGACGAGGGACTCGTCCTCATCGACAAGATCGCCGGTCGCAAGACCGCGCAGCTGACCGAGGCGGGCACCGCGTACGTCGCCGAGCACAAGGACGAACTGGGCGACCCGTGGGCGGACGTCAAGGAAGACGTCGGCGCGCAGGCGATCGATCTGCGCGGTCTGGTCGGTCAGGTGATGGGCGCGGTCGCACAGGTGGCGGCCGTCGGCACACCCGAACAGGCGGCGCGGGCGGCGGAACTGCTCACCGAGACCCGCAAATCGCTCTACCGGATCCTCGCCGAAGACGAGACCCCCGAAAAGTAA
- a CDS encoding TetR/AcrR family transcriptional regulator has product MTNSVTGERPKGGKRERLGAAAARVFHEQGVEKTTIADIAHAADVPVGNVYYYFKTKDQLVRAAIGAHDHTLTELIALLEQLPAPRDRLKALIRGWVDQRETAARIGCPSGTLATELDKRSDGLDRELAEVMRRLVDWVEEQFAAMGRADAAELAIALIAAYQGISLLTNTFRDPALMATEGDRLARWIDSLVS; this is encoded by the coding sequence GTGACTAACTCAGTGACCGGGGAGCGGCCGAAGGGCGGCAAGCGGGAACGGCTCGGCGCGGCGGCGGCCCGGGTGTTCCACGAACAAGGGGTGGAGAAGACGACCATCGCCGATATCGCGCACGCCGCCGACGTGCCGGTCGGCAACGTCTACTACTACTTCAAGACCAAGGATCAACTGGTCCGCGCCGCGATCGGTGCGCACGACCACACCCTGACCGAGCTGATTGCCCTGCTCGAGCAGTTGCCCGCGCCCCGAGATCGGCTGAAAGCGCTGATTCGCGGGTGGGTCGATCAGCGGGAAACCGCCGCACGGATCGGGTGTCCGTCGGGGACGCTCGCGACCGAACTGGACAAGCGATCCGACGGTTTGGACCGCGAACTCGCCGAGGTCATGCGGCGATTGGTCGACTGGGTCGAGGAGCAGTTCGCTGCCATGGGTCGCGCCGACGCGGCCGAGCTGGCCATCGCGCTGATCGCGGCCTATCAGGGAATCTCGTTGCTCACCAACACATTTCGTGATCCAGCGTTGATGGCGACCGAGGGGGATCGACTGGCGCGCTGGATCGACTCGCTCGTGAGCTGA
- a CDS encoding SDR family oxidoreductase, producing MIVVTGATGNIGAHLVQALADAGENVTAISRGNRPIEWPSNVRAIRADLADPGSLAPAVAGADALFLLITGEQLVDGPAPERVLAVAAAGGVRRVVFVSSQGVATRPGAAGYARLVAFEDAIRQSELEWTILRPAGFYTNTFAWAESVRADRTVAAPFGTIGLPSIDPADIAAVAAAALREDGHAGQTYTLTGPALSTPQEQAAAIGAALDEPVRFVELTRAQAFTGMARFMPEAVVEHTLAILGTPTAAELELSADVQRVLGRKPTSYAQWAQRNRAAFA from the coding sequence ATGATCGTGGTCACCGGAGCAACCGGAAACATCGGCGCACACCTCGTGCAGGCCCTGGCCGACGCCGGCGAGAACGTCACGGCGATATCGCGGGGCAACCGGCCGATCGAGTGGCCGAGCAACGTGCGGGCGATACGGGCCGACCTCGCCGATCCCGGCAGCCTCGCCCCCGCGGTCGCGGGCGCCGACGCGCTGTTCCTGCTCATCACCGGTGAGCAACTGGTCGACGGTCCGGCGCCGGAGCGTGTGCTCGCGGTCGCCGCGGCGGGCGGGGTCCGGCGGGTGGTGTTCGTGTCGTCACAGGGTGTGGCGACCCGGCCGGGCGCCGCGGGCTATGCCCGGTTGGTCGCGTTCGAAGACGCCATTCGACAGTCCGAGCTGGAGTGGACCATCCTGCGCCCCGCGGGCTTCTACACCAACACCTTCGCGTGGGCCGAATCCGTGCGCGCGGACCGCACGGTCGCCGCACCCTTCGGCACCATCGGCCTGCCGTCGATCGACCCGGCCGATATCGCCGCGGTGGCGGCCGCCGCACTCCGCGAAGACGGGCACGCCGGACAGACCTACACGCTGACCGGCCCCGCTCTGAGCACGCCGCAGGAACAGGCGGCGGCCATCGGGGCGGCGCTCGACGAACCCGTGCGATTCGTGGAATTGACTCGGGCGCAGGCGTTTACCGGTATGGCACGGTTCATGCCGGAAGCGGTGGTCGAGCACACGCTGGCGATCCTCGGCACGCCGACCGCCGCGGAACTCGAACTCAGCGCCGATGTGCAGCGCGTGCTCGGCCGCAAGCCGACTAGCTACGCGCAGTGGGCACAACGCAATCGCGCGGCGTTCGCCTGA